A stretch of the Deltaproteobacteria bacterium genome encodes the following:
- a CDS encoding carbon-nitrogen family hydrolase — protein MKVAAVQMDIRWHDRSANLEKARTLALEARKAGADLLIFPEMFSTGFSMDTSITAEPLNGPTPTLLRSLGRELQTVVVGGFVLACEQGKPQNVVLAVDQGGKDLSLYAKTHLISILGESDNYAPGDGPAPFRIDGMEACCFICYDLRFPELFRSVADNCGLIIVVASWPAERQSHWDILLPARAVENQCYVVGVNRVGQGGGHTFAGGSAIIDPLGQIVAHGGEKEILLIADIDPSIVAEVRQ, from the coding sequence ATGAAAGTTGCGGCTGTACAAATGGACATTCGCTGGCATGATCGTTCGGCAAACCTGGAAAAGGCTCGTACTCTCGCCCTGGAAGCCAGGAAAGCTGGAGCAGACCTTCTAATTTTCCCCGAAATGTTTTCCACCGGCTTTTCCATGGACACCTCGATCACGGCAGAGCCTCTCAACGGACCCACGCCTACACTGCTGCGCTCTCTTGGGCGTGAACTGCAGACCGTGGTGGTAGGTGGCTTTGTGCTTGCTTGTGAGCAAGGCAAACCTCAAAATGTGGTGCTCGCCGTGGACCAAGGGGGCAAAGATCTATCTCTTTATGCCAAGACTCACCTGATATCCATCTTGGGTGAATCCGATAATTACGCCCCCGGGGATGGACCAGCACCATTCCGCATCGATGGAATGGAGGCCTGCTGCTTTATCTGTTACGACCTTCGTTTCCCCGAGCTTTTCAGATCTGTAGCCGACAACTGCGGTCTGATTATCGTTGTGGCCTCATGGCCTGCTGAGCGCCAGAGCCACTGGGACATTCTTCTGCCAGCCAGAGCCGTGGAAAATCAATGCTATGTTGTGGGAGTCAACAGGGTTGGCCAGGGCGGCGGCCACACCTTTGCTGGTGGTTCGGCAATCATTGATCCTCTGGGACAAATCGTGGCGCACGGGGGTGAGAAGGAAATTCTCCTCATAGCTGATATAGACCCTTCAATCGTGGCGGAAGTCAGACAGA